TTTGCGAGGGGATTTTCAATTGACAAAATGGCAAGATTAGTCCAACGTTCTTGACCCATGGAGGATCTTagataatttttcaaaagcttAAGTTTGCTAAAGCTACGTTCACATGATGCAACAGTGACGGGTAGTGTGAGAAAGATTCTCAGAGCAATTTCAATGAAAGGGTATGCCTCAGTCAAAGAATAGGTGTGCATAAATTGCAAGATTTTCAATGgattttcgttttttaaatctGGAATCAGGACACTGGCTTGAAACTTAAAGCTTTCAATTTCAGATAGAAATTCATTAGCATTAAGATCACGAACatatttttgacaaagtttATCTCCACATTTCTTCAGATCTTTAACTGACATACTTGCAATAGAGTTACCATTTAGAAACTCAAAATCTGATGAAATCTCAGCCATTGTTTCAAATCTTCAGTGTAATTGTGTAATTATACTGTCAAAGACtatattacaattaatttcaaaatctttttctgaAGGTATGTGTGATTTTTCTTCCTTTGTTTCATCATCAAACATCCTTTTTGCTTTTCGTTTTCTTTTGATTAGAAAGCTAACTTCAATGTCAAGatcttttgatattatttcagCTTTTTTCATGCTGTTATGAATGCCCCTGTCTCAAAGGTTTTGTATAGAAGCAATCAGaccagcaatttttttgatgcaatatcAATTGgcatattttttgattgtaaGCTGCGATTCCCTCTGTCAATTAATGTAAGTATCATGTTCCAAAGGTCAAGCTAGCAAAGAAACTCAAAATCAACTTGAATCAAAATCTCTTTAGCTCCGGACCTTGTTTCAGCATTTAGCAGAGAATCATAACTAATTTCATGTAAATTATTGCAAACATTTGTGATTTGATTATTTAGTGAATGGATAGCCTCCTTTTTGGCAGACCAGTGTGTTTCACTTTGACTTTTTAGGGTGACTTCATGTGTTTTCATCAGTTTGTCCCATCTGATAGTAGAACTTGAGaagaaattgaatattttttgaacctTTCCAAAAAATGTAATCATAAATGGGGAAACTTCTGCTGAATGGACTCCTACAAGATTTAGAGTGTGAGCTGCGCGAGGCACATACCGTGCTAAATCATTTTTTGCAGTTATTTGGGCTTGAACATTATAATATTTTCCAGACATGTTGGCTCCATTGTCATAACCCTGACCCCGGCAATCTTCGATGTTTAGTTCATCTTTATTTAAGCGGAATAATATTACTGAAGCCAGACCAATTCCGGTTTTTTAATGAGACTCAATGAAATCCAGAAAACTCTCTTCAATAGAACATTCTCCATCAGTGACACAAACATATCGGATTATTTCTGACATTTGTTCTTTGTGAGAGAGATCAGGAGtgcaatcaaataaaattgaataatatttgGCTTTTTTAATTCTCGTGACTATCTCGCTTTTCACCTTTCTGCCAGGAAGTTCAATTAGTTCATTCTGAATTTGTGGGGAAAAGTAACTAACAGATTTCTGCTTAAGTTTAACATTTGTTATGTGTTCTGCCAAAGGATGATGATAGCGTGCCATTAGTTCAAATGTGTTGAGAAAGATTCCACTGTTTGGCtcattaataatattgaaaaaagccAAATTGTTCTTAGCGCAGAACATAATTGAATCTATAACAACTTTTAGAATATTTCGCCACTTTTCTTTTTCAGTTTGGATGGCATTTTGAATGTCCTTGTCTAAAGATCTTCCCACTCTCagatttttttccatttctttcCATGAAGTGAAACACTTTCTATGTTCACAGCTATTCTCGTGTTCAGGGATTCGAGGGTTTAGTTGTTTCCATACTGAAAAACCCTTTGATGTATCTGCAAACTTGCTTGTCTTTGTGTTTGAAAAAAGGATACATGAAAgcaaaacaaagaattttttgatgCACTGTATAACAACCATTGACGATTAACTTTTTCCCCATTaggaagatttttttcaaactaactAGAACTGAAATGTCTGTTTTCTGATGATGTTGATGTGGTAGGATAGACTTCTCTCTTGTCTTGTTTAGCACCATGTTCAACCAAAGAACATTTTAGACTGTCATTAATTTTGGGCCAAGTTGGTGAATCATCAAACTTCTAACCGATTTGTTGTAACTGCATTTTGGTTGACTTCATTGTTTTGCAGTAACTGTTCATCATCACATCGAAAAAAAAGTGGACTTTTTTGcgctgtaaaaataaaaataaactatatcaACATTTTTTCCATTGTAGTAATGCAAATGACATGGCTTAGTTTgctaagttttttaattaaacttatttgtGATTTTGACTTGAAAatccatcaaaaaaaatatttttacctggTTGTTCTGTTTGATCTTCGCTTTTTTTAATCCATTTTGCAAACacctttttgtaattttttgtcaCTTTCAAGTCgttgcttttttaactttttgaacgCTGAACCAGATAGCTTTATCCTTTTTTTTGATGGTGACataatagattttaaaacttttatttcaaaatattttacttttcttgACAAAGAAAGAATGAAAGTTTCTGTGTGCGACTAGGTGTAATCAATAAATACAAATGCAATTATTTTGCctcgatttcttttttaaaagttctcaAGTCAAAAAACTGcgagttaaaattattttcattaaaaaattgcagtgtaacattatttgtagttttgaaaacattaaagtgttgcgtttcaaaatctattgtttGTTTAGCCATTTGTAAGAGTAATTTGTTCTtacccttaaaaaaaattaagttatttttcaaaCCGCGacaattagtttatttatatttagtcaTTGCGTATTTACCTTGATTGCGCAGTTTTTTCACGTCTTCCTATAGTTTCTTTCTCTCTTCCATAGTTTCTTTTTGCGAAATCTTCGTTAATATATATTCCACTGCCTTTcagattttgttttaattattttattattttttaattaatgttttaatttcacattggaatttattttatttgcatgaAGGTGCGAAAAAAATTATGAGGCGTGTCCAAAGATTTTGAAacgcaaattaaaattatattggttTTGAGGcgtctttaaaattatttcatatattaaaaaatgtttattaaattttgaaatttgccGCCTTGCTAATTTGCCGCCCATGGCTGTGACCTCGTTCACCACCCCTTCACTACGGCTCTGATTTTAATGAACAATAGTTAAGCTGAGAATTGATGATTTcaaaagttactttattatttaatagacagataaataggtttattttattttgttgtatgtAAGTCGATATCTCCCAAACTTTAAATAGAgagtttatatagtttttgctaTACTTAGAgatatgaaaaaattacttaactGCATCTCTTCCAAGTTTATTAAGTCTTTGCATTGTTGACTCTCTATTTTCACAGAGTTCCAGACCATGCGTTAGCGTCGGAACTGATAAAGATGTATAAAACTGAATAATTGAAGATGGATGTACAAACCGGATACCAGATTGAATCAGAGTTTGCATTATTGTTTGGAAATTTGATACcaaattgttaatatttgttttattgagtgaggaaaaaatagatttttgtgTATCCCAAATAAAGCCTAGatgattaagtttttcatttggtATTATTTGGTGGTCGTCTAGAGTTATCTTGCAATTAGTTAATTGTCTTTTTCCCTAAAGCAACAGTTCCGTTTTGACAGCATTGAGCTTCATGCCGTTtaagttattgtaaatattacacGTTGCAATCAGCCTTTCAAGACTAGATAGAGTAGAACTAAGAAGAATGATGTCGTCAGCATAAGCAACAACACCTGTGAAGTTTCCATGTATAGAAGTACCCACAAcgttatcattttttatagtttcgaGTAACTTTTCGGTGTATATGTTATATCACGGTCGTTTGCAAGCGCTATGTTTAGGCACGCAtgcgttaaaatttttaaaaaagtcttgaacttttaaaatggctgcggcTCTTAAcgacataaaatattttatatgacaACCGttaatttgttaacattttctTTGAAATATAATGCTGTACTcttgtttttaacttatatcagtatattaatacatataatttcataattacatcaataaaatagtattaaaatggTCTTAGCGCGCTTAAACTTCATCTCTAGTTAGTTACTTTTTAGAGTAAAACacagatttgtttatttatttaaattcgattttttaaaaatctgactgtaggaattcaaaatttttttttttaaacttcagataaatatgttccatattaatgatatttttttggttattgcTTCAGCTTTTTTTTGGCCTAAAAGTATGCTTTTACTGATAGGACTATGtcctaatataataaagtttcattttttattattacttttaatttttcttacttatcttaaaattaatattgtatACTTTGTTATCTGACTAATGatttattccataattatctccatctaaataataataataacaataataataataataatattatatatatatatacacacgcacacacatatatatatacacacacatataaaatatatatatatatatatatatatatatatatatatatatatatatatatatatatatatatatatatatatatatatatatatacataaatatatatatatttttatatataaattatgttagtgtattctacaaatagagtgctcaatgttattaaagaacagagcaataataaattagcaaaaatgcttatttaatttttttcttctgtgaagaaaaaaatttaataagagtttttactaatttatatatttatatatatgtgtgtgtttttcttctcttttagaTGGAAGTAACATGGTTTATTGTATGTACATTTTGTTGTGTTGATAGATACAAAATCAATTGAGATGTTGATTGATTTTTGATTCATTGacacaaatttgaaaaaattctttgaaatatgaaaaataaagaatatggtATTTAACTTTCTTGGATTACAATCAATTGGATTTGACAATTGAGGATAAAAAtacagttaattttttgttatcggTAAGTTCTTTGAATTACCTTATACTTTTATGGTGTTTATTAGCAATATACAATGGATAtaactatttgaaaatttttactcTTTTGGATACATAATATTCTCATATTACTcaactttttagtttaagaaattttgaatgattataaatttgttacatttatttaaaaactaacatAACTACCTTGCTTAAATTATTTGTagcatatttacatttaatccTATTACTTTACATCCTCTTATTAGtaactattttaacaaaatataatttttttttatgttgataaaaaCGAGAATAATACCCATAAGAAATGACAGgtgttatttcttaaaaatatagctttctgcaatgtaaaaaattctttctttatataaagttataaataaatacctcttttaaattatttatattttcttttttcaactttttatatttgctatatatacataaaaataattcaaataaaaaagttttctgaaataaataaaactttattttttatataaagtcaaaaataaatatcaattttaaattatttacattttcttttttgacttttttttattgacatataatttttaaaatgtaacacaGATATcatttcctttttctttttttaattttaggtctCAGCGCTCTATTTTTAGGATTAGTTTTTAGATGGTGCGATTTAAGGATGGTTTTTAATCGCATTGTTGGTGAAGGAATAGATTGATATATAATCTTTAATTTGTTGAACTCATGATGAATTGATTCACCTCCTTGTTCACCATAGAATCCAAAGCCAGCACCCCATTTTTGTAAGAATGGTATCGCATGATCTTCCATCATGTGCAACTTAGGTGGCACTGAACCCTGAGGCCATTTGGCAtgataaaattgcattaaatcATCAACATATGTTTCTGTATACAAAAACACAGTTATCAAATGGTTaagcagaagaaaaaaaattacattatattatgtctttattcttattatataatttattgtttaggTTTTTGCAATTTAGTTTATAGTTGTCAACTAtaccataaaatttaaaatatagctattaattattacataattagATTTTTACGTTTATGTGAGAAAAATTTAATGCAATACAATAAAACAAGCAGTAAAGAGGCACTACAATgttaaacaaatacaaaataattatttaaaatagtaactattttatttacaaaactattaCATAAAACATACCTAGTTGTGTTAATTCAATTATTGTCATAGtactttttgaagaaaatatgcTATAACAATTGGAAAGCTCATTGAAAAGTTGTTTATACTTGCTACTGATTTCAACTGATTTTTCATGAACAGTTGTTCCAGACAATCCATTGTTATAAACAAGAAGCGGAACAGAATTACAAAGCTCTAATAtagattttttctgaaaatacaCAAATGATACATTACTTGGTACTTTCAGCTTATAATTATCACTATTATTTTATCATCAGCACTATCACcgtcatcatcattattattataataattattaaatatatattatatataaaaatataaaatattatatgtaaaacATATAGCACATATTTACTTTTAGCATTTTATGTACATGGTTTCCTATAAAACTTTTCCCATGATATGCTTGTCGCTGTACCTTGAGTTTTTGCAAAATCAACTCAATCTGTTGAATGCATGGTCCCTcacttttcataaaaatcagTTCGTTTTCCAAACCATTACACTCTCTAacctaaaaaaacatgttttttatccGCAtgtcaaaaataacataaaacaatcttattttcacaaagttatatttattaaattttataacaatttttactttttccatttttgtttcGTTTAGCAAATTGAGTTGAGGGATGTAAAGTGACTGAATATTTTCTACACAATCTTCATTATTCAATATGGCTATAGCTACAGTATCATTAACCAGCTGGATTTGGTCATCTAGTTTATCAATGCACCTTTTtagattcaaaatttttgttgttttaaaatatagtcttgatacggttgagataaaagacaatttttattttttaatgatgctgCCATCATAATGTCCACTTCATGGGCTTCTTCCtcaaacatgttaaaaaacttgagaTAAACACCAAGAGCAATATGCAGACTTGGTAAAGACACCTAATTATGCagagaacaaaataaatttattatttaaatatagtcaATGTGATTCTATGGGAAATAACTATGgattaaatattaacaaaatgtaaaacaaaaactaaccTGGTTTAAAGGTATTCTCAGGATAGGCTCTGctataacattattataaaacttggcCTTTTTCTTAATGCCACCATCTTTCATAAATCTTTCAAAATCAGCTTGCAGATTTTCCAAGGTACGAGATTCTATGCctgttctttcttttttgcaaacctTCATTTCATTTGTCGTTGCGTAACAGAATAAACAACAATGTTTACCTAAAAAACTACCAACTATTAAATACTAATCCTATTTTGGTGAGGTGAATGAACAAAGCAGGATTTAGTAGTCAGACATTATCAGCCTCCTGGGCAGTTCTAAAGACCTACCCaacttaagtttattttgtcTTGAAATCCTGTCCTgaaatacataattaaaaaaattaagataaaagtAATGAAACTGCTCACCTGAGGCTCCGGAAATTCCATACAGTGAACAAAGGAATTCATAATCTCCAAAAATAAATACTCTGATACTATTATCCCTATAAGTATGTACACAaacattaaatgtatatatatatatatatatatatatatatatatatatatatatatatatatatatatatatatatatctaacaTGTAAAttttacagtatatatatatatatatatatatatatatatatatatatatatatatatatatatatatatatatatatatatatcatatcatatatatatatcatatcatatatatatacatcataatttattaacatacttatatttcattatttgtaGCGCTTCTATTTGTTTCTCAAATCTTACCATGGCTACTTTAATATAAGCTCTGAGGTCTTTTGattcaaatatgttaaaaacaatagtatttTCAGAACTATTTGGATTTATGGTATTAACTATCTGGTAGCTCATCTTGAAACTTCCACCACCATAATCTCCTCCAATTTTGATgtgaatttctttattttgaataaaattatgatTCACAAGATCATTgcaactagaaaaaaaaattataatggaCTGAAAAGTTAAGTAATACTGAAAAACtataagctatatatatatatatatatatatatatatatatatatatatatatatatatatatatatatatatatatatatatatataatatacataatatatatatatatatataatatgattatttattatctttctGTAATTCTAAAATATCTTACTTCTCTAACTCTTCTAGATGTCTAAATATATGTTTGGGTAAATCAGAAATATAACCCCAAGGAACTTCCTTAATTTCTAACTTATCTTtctcatctttttcaaaaaagaaaggaGCATTTTCAACAATAACTTCATTGCCTAACCAATTTTCAGCAACTACTCTTTGTGACGCATTTGATGCAGTGCATATATTATAAGTCTTAAGCCACctgtaaaaacaatatatatatatatatatatatatatatatatatatatatatatatatatatatatatatatatatatatatatatatatatataaattagtagaaaatcacttatcaaacttttttcacACTGTGTATCATCAATTAGACTTATCTATTAAGACACATCAGAAATGAATTCTGATGTGTCTTAATAGATAAGTCTtattacactgtgtttcatctaTTGTCTTAAtagatgaaacacagtgtaaaaaaagtttgatttttttttttttcaacaacttgtTGCACCATCAGTAAGTTCATCAGAAAGCTACTTTCCTGATGAACCTTCTGATGGTGAAACAAGTTGTTcaaggaaaaaatatatatatttaactagacataattttaagtttttcccTTGGTACTCCCATATCAGTTTTCATTGCAACCATCACATTTGCACTTATTTCAGAGTGGTTTAGTCCTGCATTATCTAGTATGGAGTGCCTTGTGTCTCGTGATAATGAATTTAGCAATTTACTTGTTTGATTTGCAACTGCATCGTTTAAATTGCCTGCTAAAGTCTCAAAATGCTTTGCAATATTTGTATTACGCAATCTTAATGTTGATTGTGCTGCCTTAGCACTATTGACATAAGCTTTTGGTGCATGAGTAAAAATCATTGGCTGAAAAGTAGAAATAAAACacgaaaatatttatttataaaaaataaattttcaaatgtttatcTTTATAAAGTCATATCTTTATAAAGACTTACTCGAGGTCCTCCACTTTtaaattcaattgttttttgtccactttttgccattttttgcttaataataTGAAGGGCTGCTTCTTCTAGCTCTTGGGGAATATCGCtgtctttatttatttcaaagatatcatttatacttttttttgaattacttgATGAAGTCAGTAATGATGTTGATAACAGTAATTCGTTATGACATAAGCTTTTATGAGTTTTGAATATTTCATACTCttttaatgcattaaatttttGCTTGCATAAATTACATACAAGAGTTAACATCTGAAGAAgagaattagtttttttactgGTCACcatatcatcaatataaatttttttattgtactttGGGCAGAAAGTCtcatcaatatatttatttttcatttcttcCACaagacataaaaaacaaaataaatgttcacAGCTTTTTAATGTAACAGGCATTTGTggtattttattacatttacaaCATAAACAGAGCTCTAAAAAAGGATTCAATTCATTTTGTAGTTCTGATATATCAATACCtatgtttaaattatgtataggtaatatattttcttttattgagtTAAACATTGCAATTGtccaacattttttgtatttacaagatatatatttttttttatgagtttagatttttttaaaagtgaacgTGTGAAAACTGTACCATGCCGCACATTTTCAGCCATCTGACATGTGGCACAGTTTATGCT
The nucleotide sequence above comes from Hydra vulgaris chromosome 09, alternate assembly HydraT2T_AEP. Encoded proteins:
- the LOC136085091 gene encoding BRCA1-associated RING domain protein 1-like; this encodes MFNSIKENILPIHNLNIGIDISELQNELNPFLELCLCCKCNKIPQMPVTLKSCEHLFCFLCLVEEMKNKYIDETFCPKYNKKIYIDDMVTSKKTNSLLQMLTLVCNLCKQKFNALKEYEIFKTHKSLCHNELLLSTSLLTSSSNSKKSINDIFEINKDSDIPQELEEAALHIIKQKMAKSGQKTIEFKSGGPRPMIFTHAPKAYVNSAKAAQSTLRLRNTNIAKHFETLAGNLNDAVANQTSKLLNSLSRDTRHSILDNAGLNHSEISANVMVAMKTDMGVPREKLKIMSS
- the LOC136084751 gene encoding uncharacterized protein LOC136084751, producing MSYQIVNTINPNSSENTIVFNIFESKDLRAYIKVAMVRFEKQIEALQIMKYKDNSIRVFIFGDYEFLCSLYGISGASGKHCCLFCYATTNEMKVCKKERTGIESRTLENLQADFERFMKDGGIKKKAKFYNNVIAEPILRIPLNQVSLPSLHIALGVYLKFFNMFEEEAHEVDIMMAASLKNKNCLLSQPYQDYILKQQKF